Proteins from one Amycolatopsis benzoatilytica AK 16/65 genomic window:
- a CDS encoding S1 family peptidase: MRTRFAAAAVTAAALLSLAVPGAATAAEPRIIGGGTAPSVSWGAQVYVNTPGRDFQGFNCSGTVIAPRWVMTAVHCLDQDGSGMFVRVGSNTLYGGTKIAVDREEQSPNGDIALLHLAQSTSAGPISLGGADPATGSTNQLYGWGRTTPTGPPASALKVANVQVTGQSTDAYGGRAIQSVGVNGSAWKGDSGGPELSGGAQVGVASTVQNQDGTNTRGTNNYASVAASRSWIRSTSGV; this comes from the coding sequence ATGCGCACCCGATTCGCCGCCGCGGCTGTCACCGCCGCCGCACTGCTCTCGCTCGCCGTCCCCGGCGCCGCCACCGCGGCCGAGCCGAGAATCATCGGCGGCGGCACCGCGCCGTCCGTCAGCTGGGGCGCGCAGGTCTACGTCAACACCCCCGGCCGCGACTTCCAGGGCTTCAACTGCTCGGGCACCGTGATCGCGCCGCGGTGGGTGATGACCGCGGTGCACTGCCTCGACCAGGACGGCTCCGGCATGTTCGTCCGCGTCGGCTCCAACACCCTTTACGGCGGCACGAAGATCGCCGTCGACCGCGAGGAACAGTCGCCCAACGGCGACATCGCGCTGCTGCACCTCGCGCAGTCGACCTCGGCCGGTCCGATCTCGCTCGGCGGCGCCGACCCGGCGACCGGCAGCACCAACCAGCTGTACGGGTGGGGCCGCACCACGCCGACCGGACCGCCCGCGTCGGCGCTGAAGGTCGCGAACGTCCAGGTGACCGGCCAGTCGACGGACGCCTACGGCGGCCGCGCGATCCAGAGCGTCGGCGTGAACGGCTCGGCGTGGAAGGGCGACTCCGGCGGACCCGAACTGTCCGGCGGCGCACAGGTCGGGGTCGCGTCGACGGTGCAGAACCAGGACGGCACGAACACCCGCGGCACCAACAACTACGCGAGCGTGGCCGCGAGCCGCTCGTGGATCCGGAGCACCTCGGGCGTGTGA
- a CDS encoding group I truncated hemoglobin gives MSSIYEQIGGEEALVAVVDDFYVRVLADPDLAPFFVGTSLPRLKGMQVEFFAVALGGPHEYRGRTMKEVHRGRGIEQRHFDLVAKYLIEALLAAGVPQPVVDQIVGAVAPLADDIVAPA, from the coding sequence ATGAGCAGCATTTACGAGCAGATCGGCGGCGAGGAAGCCCTCGTCGCCGTGGTGGACGACTTCTACGTTCGAGTACTCGCCGACCCCGACCTCGCGCCGTTCTTCGTCGGCACCAGCCTGCCGCGGCTCAAAGGCATGCAGGTGGAGTTCTTCGCGGTCGCGCTCGGCGGTCCGCACGAGTATCGCGGCCGCACGATGAAAGAGGTCCATCGCGGACGCGGTATCGAACAGCGGCACTTCGACCTGGTCGCGAAATACCTGATCGAAGCGCTGCTGGCGGCGGGCGTGCCGCAGCCCGTCGTGGACCAGATCGTCGGCGCGGTCGCTCCGCTGGCCGACGACATCGTCGCGCCCGCCTGA
- the whiA gene encoding DNA-binding protein WhiA, with amino-acid sequence MAMTAAVKDELSRLEITKIGPRRAEVASLLRFAGGLHIVAGRVVVEAELDTGSVARRLRKEIHELYGHHSDVHVITASGGLRKGTRYVVRVVKDGEGLARQTGLIDQRGRPVRGLPAAVVSGGVADAEAAWRGAFLAHGSLTEPGRSSSLEVTCPGPEAALALVGAARRMGIQAKSREVRGADRVVVRDGDAIGALLTRLGAHTSVLQWEERRMRREVRATANRLANFDDANLRRSARAAVAAAARVERALEILGDTAPDHLLAAGRLRLSNRQASLEELGQLSDPQMTKDAVAGRIRRLLAMADKRAKELGIPDTESAVTPEMLEEEA; translated from the coding sequence ATGGCGATGACCGCCGCGGTGAAGGACGAACTGAGTCGGCTCGAGATCACGAAGATCGGGCCGCGCCGGGCGGAGGTCGCGTCGCTGCTTCGGTTCGCCGGCGGGCTGCACATCGTGGCCGGCCGGGTCGTGGTCGAGGCGGAGCTGGACACGGGTTCGGTGGCGCGGCGGCTGCGCAAGGAGATTCACGAGCTGTACGGGCACCATTCGGACGTGCACGTGATCACCGCCAGCGGCGGCCTGCGCAAGGGGACGCGGTACGTCGTGCGAGTGGTCAAGGACGGTGAGGGCCTGGCGCGCCAGACCGGTCTGATCGACCAGCGCGGCCGCCCGGTGCGCGGGCTGCCCGCCGCGGTCGTGTCCGGCGGCGTGGCGGACGCGGAAGCGGCGTGGCGCGGCGCGTTCCTGGCGCACGGCTCGCTGACCGAACCGGGCCGGTCGTCGTCGCTGGAAGTGACCTGCCCGGGCCCGGAAGCGGCGCTGGCGCTGGTCGGCGCGGCCCGGCGGATGGGCATCCAAGCGAAGTCGCGCGAGGTGCGCGGCGCGGACCGGGTCGTGGTCCGCGACGGCGACGCGATCGGCGCGCTGCTGACCCGGCTGGGCGCGCACACGAGCGTGCTGCAGTGGGAGGAACGGCGGATGCGCCGCGAAGTCCGCGCGACCGCGAACCGGCTGGCGAACTTCGACGACGCGAACCTGCGCCGTTCGGCCCGTGCGGCGGTCGCGGCCGCGGCCCGGGTGGAGCGCGCGCTGGAGATCCTGGGCGACACCGCACCGGATCACCTGCTGGCGGCGGGCCGCCTGCGGTTGTCGAACCGGCAGGCGTCGCTGGAGGAACTGGGCCAGCTGTCCGACCCGCAGATGACCAAGGACGCGGTGGCCGGCCGGATCCGGCGGCTGCTCGCGATGGCGGACAAGCGCGCGAAGGAACTGGGCATCCCGGACACCGAGTCCGCGGTGACGCCGGAAATGCTGGAGGAAGAAGCCTGA
- the ribH gene encoding 6,7-dimethyl-8-ribityllumazine synthase, whose amino-acid sequence MSGEGRPDAALDLRDCKSLKLGIVATRWNAKITDVLLERALAAAKDAELEEEPTVVRVAGAIELPVVAQALARNHDAVVALGVVIRGGTPHFEYVCDAVTAGLTRVALDESTPVGNGVLTCETEQQALDRSGMPGSVEDKGYEAAVAALDTAHVLRGLGKPWTERGFV is encoded by the coding sequence ATGAGCGGCGAGGGGCGGCCGGACGCCGCGCTCGACCTGCGCGACTGCAAGTCCCTGAAGCTGGGGATCGTCGCGACGCGGTGGAACGCCAAGATCACCGACGTGCTGCTGGAGCGCGCGCTCGCCGCCGCGAAGGACGCCGAGCTCGAGGAAGAGCCCACGGTGGTCCGGGTGGCCGGCGCGATCGAGCTGCCGGTCGTCGCGCAGGCGCTGGCGCGCAACCACGACGCGGTCGTCGCGCTGGGCGTCGTGATCCGAGGCGGCACTCCGCACTTCGAGTACGTCTGCGACGCGGTGACCGCCGGCCTCACCCGGGTGGCGCTCGACGAGAGCACCCCGGTCGGCAACGGCGTGCTGACCTGCGAGACCGAGCAGCAGGCGCTGGACCGTTCCGGCATGCCCGGCTCGGTCGAGGACAAGGGCTACGAAGCGGCCGTGGCGGCGCTCGACACCGCGCACGTGCTGCGCGGCCTGGGCAAGCCGTGGACCGAGCGGGGATTCGTGTGA
- the rapZ gene encoding RNase adapter RapZ, with protein sequence MEVAVVSGLSGAGRSTAAKCLEDLGWFVVDNLPPELIATMVELGAQARGAITKVAVVMDVRSRAFTDDLASVIKDLDARGYKPRVLFLEATDAVLVRRFESVRRGHPMQGDGRLADGITAERKLLSPLREEADLVLDTSALSVHDLRAKIEDAFGSEASTQTRVTVLSFGYKYGLPMDADLVMDVRFLPNPFWIPELREHTGLDGEVRNYVLSQEGAEEFLDRYHQLLRLIGAGYKREGKRYLTLAVGCTGGKHRSVAISEELAQRLSNEDGMAVKVVHRDLGRE encoded by the coding sequence ATGGAGGTCGCGGTCGTCAGCGGCCTGTCCGGTGCGGGCCGTTCCACGGCGGCCAAGTGCCTGGAGGACCTCGGCTGGTTCGTGGTCGACAACCTGCCGCCGGAGCTGATCGCCACCATGGTCGAGCTCGGTGCGCAGGCACGGGGGGCGATCACGAAGGTGGCCGTGGTGATGGACGTGCGCTCGCGCGCGTTCACCGACGACCTGGCTTCGGTGATCAAGGACCTGGACGCCCGCGGCTACAAGCCGCGCGTGTTGTTCCTGGAAGCCACCGACGCGGTGCTGGTGCGCCGCTTCGAATCGGTCCGCCGCGGCCACCCGATGCAGGGCGACGGGCGGCTCGCCGACGGCATCACCGCCGAGCGCAAACTGCTCTCGCCGCTGCGCGAGGAAGCCGACCTGGTGCTGGACACGTCCGCGCTGTCGGTGCACGACCTGCGCGCGAAGATCGAGGACGCGTTCGGCTCCGAAGCGAGCACGCAGACCCGGGTCACCGTGCTGTCCTTCGGCTACAAGTACGGTCTGCCGATGGACGCCGACCTGGTGATGGACGTGCGGTTCCTGCCCAACCCGTTCTGGATCCCGGAGCTGCGCGAGCACACCGGGCTGGACGGCGAGGTGCGCAATTACGTGCTGTCCCAGGAAGGGGCCGAGGAGTTCCTCGACCGCTACCACCAGCTGCTGCGGCTGATCGGGGCGGGCTACAAGCGCGAAGGCAAGCGGTACCTGACGCTCGCGGTCGGCTGCACCGGCGGCAAGCACCGCAGCGTCGCGATCTCCGAAGAACTCGCCCAGCGACTGTCCAATGAGGACGGCATGGCAGTAAAGGTGGTGCACCGGGATCTTGGCCGGGAGTGA
- the uvrC gene encoding excinuclease ABC subunit UvrC, with product MADPTTYRPQPGTIPDAPGVYKFRDPGKRVIYVGKAKSLRSRLNSYFADLSGLHPRTRQMVTTAASVEWTVVGTEVEALQLEYNWIKEFDPRFNVRYRDDKSYPVLAVTLNEEYPRLHVYRGARKKGVRYFGPYSHAWAIRETLDLLLRVFPARTCSAGVFRRHGQIGRPCLLGYIDKCSAPCVGKVSADEHRAIVEDFCDFLAGRTDAMVKRLEREMADASEALEFERAARLRDDLGALRRAMEKQAVVFGDGTDADVVAFAHDELEAAVQVFHVRGGRVRGQRGWVIDKAEEMDVPALVDHFLTQFYGEESDRAGHDGVEAGPVVPREVLVPELPADAEAVEEWLSGLRGSRVRLRVAQRGDKKALAETVARNAAEAFTQHKLRRAGDLTARSAALQELQDYLALDTAPLRIECIDISHIQGSDVVASLVVFEDGLPRKSEYRKFALREAAAEGDVASIAEVVRRRFHRYLKETAEIAAGAEKSAGEAAAGQPGDEAIEPVRAGIDPETGRPRKFAYPPNLLVVDGAGPQATAAADVLAELGITDIAVVGLAKRLEEVWLPGDPEPAILPRTSDALYLLQRLRDEAHRFAIRYHREKRAKRMQASELDSVPGLGQARRTALIKHFGSVKKLKQARVEEIEAVPGFGRRTAEAVAAALAGETGAAPRGTPGGDQGS from the coding sequence GTGGCTGACCCGACCACCTACCGACCCCAGCCGGGGACCATCCCGGACGCGCCTGGCGTGTACAAGTTCCGCGACCCCGGCAAGCGCGTCATCTACGTGGGCAAAGCGAAGAGCTTGCGCAGCAGGCTGAACTCGTACTTCGCCGACCTCTCCGGTCTTCACCCGCGCACCCGGCAGATGGTCACCACGGCGGCGAGCGTCGAGTGGACCGTCGTCGGCACCGAGGTCGAGGCGCTCCAGCTGGAGTACAACTGGATCAAGGAGTTCGACCCGCGGTTCAACGTCCGCTACCGCGACGACAAGAGCTACCCGGTCCTCGCCGTCACGCTCAACGAGGAGTACCCCCGGCTGCACGTCTACCGCGGCGCGCGCAAAAAGGGCGTCCGCTATTTCGGGCCCTATTCGCACGCCTGGGCCATCCGCGAGACGCTCGACCTGCTGCTGCGCGTCTTCCCCGCCCGCACCTGCTCGGCCGGGGTGTTCCGGCGGCACGGGCAGATCGGCCGGCCGTGCCTGCTCGGCTACATCGACAAATGCTCGGCCCCGTGCGTCGGCAAGGTGTCCGCGGACGAGCACCGGGCGATCGTCGAGGACTTCTGCGACTTCCTGGCCGGCCGCACCGACGCGATGGTCAAGCGGCTGGAACGCGAGATGGCGGATGCGTCCGAGGCGCTGGAGTTCGAGCGCGCGGCCCGGCTGCGCGACGATCTCGGCGCGCTGCGCCGGGCGATGGAAAAGCAGGCCGTGGTGTTCGGGGACGGCACGGACGCCGATGTCGTCGCCTTCGCGCACGACGAACTCGAAGCCGCCGTGCAGGTCTTCCACGTGCGCGGCGGGCGGGTGCGCGGGCAGCGCGGCTGGGTGATCGACAAGGCCGAGGAAATGGACGTCCCGGCGCTCGTCGACCACTTCCTCACCCAGTTTTACGGCGAGGAATCCGACCGGGCGGGCCACGACGGCGTCGAGGCCGGTCCGGTGGTGCCGCGCGAGGTCCTGGTGCCCGAGTTGCCGGCGGACGCGGAGGCGGTCGAGGAGTGGCTGTCCGGTCTGCGCGGGTCGCGGGTGCGGCTGCGGGTCGCGCAGCGCGGCGACAAGAAGGCGCTGGCGGAGACCGTGGCGCGCAACGCGGCGGAAGCGTTCACCCAGCACAAGCTGCGCCGCGCGGGCGATCTCACCGCGCGATCCGCCGCGCTGCAGGAACTTCAGGACTATCTGGCGCTCGACACCGCGCCGCTGCGCATCGAATGCATCGACATCAGCCACATCCAGGGCAGCGACGTCGTGGCGTCGCTCGTGGTGTTCGAGGACGGGCTGCCGCGCAAGTCCGAGTACCGCAAGTTCGCGTTGCGGGAGGCGGCGGCCGAGGGCGACGTGGCGTCGATCGCGGAGGTCGTCCGGCGACGATTCCACCGCTATCTCAAGGAAACCGCGGAGATCGCGGCCGGAGCCGAAAAATCCGCCGGGGAAGCAGCCGCCGGCCAGCCGGGCGACGAGGCCATCGAGCCGGTGCGCGCGGGCATCGACCCGGAGACCGGGCGTCCGCGGAAGTTCGCCTACCCGCCGAACCTGCTGGTGGTCGACGGCGCCGGCCCGCAGGCCACCGCGGCCGCGGACGTGCTGGCGGAGCTGGGCATCACCGACATCGCGGTGGTCGGGCTCGCGAAGCGGCTCGAAGAGGTGTGGCTGCCCGGCGATCCGGAGCCGGCGATCCTGCCGCGCACGTCCGACGCGCTGTACCTGCTGCAGCGACTGCGCGACGAGGCGCACCGGTTCGCCATCCGCTACCACCGCGAGAAGCGCGCCAAGCGGATGCAGGCGTCCGAATTGGACAGTGTGCCCGGACTGGGGCAGGCTCGGCGCACCGCGCTGATCAAGCACTTCGGCTCGGTGAAAAAGCTCAAGCAGGCTCGGGTCGAGGAGATCGAAGCGGTGCCCGGTTTCGGCAGGCGCACCGCGGAAGCCGTGGCAGCGGCACTGGCCGGGGAGACCGGCGCCGCGCCGCGGGGAACACCGGGAGGGGACCAGGGGTCGTGA
- a CDS encoding LLM class flavin-dependent oxidoreductase: MIDLPLSALELALIEAGQSATAALAPLPRVSQRLDELGYRRLWFAEHHGSPAIASASPQVLAAHAAAVTSRVRVGSGGVLAPNHAPFVLAEQFGALSALSGGRVDLGVGRGPGAVDPEVIRAMRRGAEPSEEADYHSDVDELLGWLGSSKAIPEKTEIPEPWLLASSPAGAEVAAARGLPLAFAHHIRPDNTAASLARYREKFQPSKWRSEPYVLLCVETICAETADEAEYLAGPMNVLKSHLLTGGGGDQPLLTPEQAAGYEFAPEMVPQLQQFRAAQAYGEPAQVRERLAALAEQTGAAEIMITVPVYDAEARIRCYELVA; the protein is encoded by the coding sequence ATGATCGATCTGCCACTCTCCGCACTCGAGCTCGCACTCATCGAAGCCGGGCAGTCGGCTACCGCGGCGCTCGCGCCGCTTCCGCGGGTCTCTCAGCGACTGGACGAGCTCGGTTACCGCCGGCTCTGGTTCGCCGAGCACCACGGTTCCCCAGCCATCGCGAGCGCCTCTCCGCAAGTCCTGGCGGCGCACGCGGCCGCGGTCACCTCGCGGGTGCGCGTCGGGTCCGGCGGCGTCCTCGCGCCCAACCACGCACCGTTCGTGCTCGCCGAGCAGTTCGGGGCGCTCTCGGCGCTCAGCGGCGGACGAGTGGACCTCGGCGTCGGCCGCGGTCCGGGCGCGGTCGATCCGGAGGTCATCCGGGCGATGCGGCGGGGCGCCGAGCCGTCCGAGGAAGCCGATTACCACTCCGACGTCGACGAATTGCTCGGCTGGCTCGGCAGCAGCAAGGCGATCCCGGAGAAGACCGAGATCCCGGAGCCGTGGCTGCTCGCGTCCAGCCCGGCCGGCGCGGAGGTCGCCGCCGCGCGCGGGCTGCCGCTCGCGTTCGCGCACCACATCCGGCCGGACAACACCGCGGCCTCGCTGGCCCGCTACCGGGAGAAGTTCCAGCCGTCGAAGTGGCGGTCCGAGCCGTACGTGCTGCTGTGCGTCGAGACCATTTGCGCGGAGACCGCCGACGAGGCCGAGTACCTGGCCGGTCCGATGAACGTCCTCAAGTCCCATCTGCTCACCGGCGGCGGGGGAGACCAGCCGCTGCTCACGCCGGAGCAGGCGGCCGGCTACGAGTTCGCGCCGGAGATGGTGCCGCAGCTGCAGCAGTTCCGAGCCGCACAGGCATACGGCGAACCCGCGCAGGTGCGAGAGCGGCTCGCCGCGCTGGCTGAGCAGACCGGAGCCGCCGAAATCATGATCACCGTGCCCGTTTACGACGCCGAGGCGCGCATCCGCTGCTACGAGCTGGTCGCGTGA
- a CDS encoding bifunctional 3,4-dihydroxy-2-butanone-4-phosphate synthase/GTP cyclohydrolase II, whose product MSETKASGQQTGWAPCGAGAKVDADAIEAAIADIAAGRAVVVVDDEDRENEGDLIFAAEKATPELLAFMVRYTSGYVCVALTESEADRLDLPPMYHTNQDQRGTAYSVTVDAAEGISTGISAADRAHTTRLLADPEATAKDFRRPGHVVPLRAKEGGVLRRPGHTEASVDLARLAGLHPAGVLCEIVSQKDEGDMARRDELEVFAADHDLQIISIADLIAYRRRTEKQVERVAEARIPLAAGTFRAVGYDSLLDGIEHVAFVYGEIGDGEDILVRVHSECLTGDVFGSLRCDCGPQLDAALQKVADEGRGVVLYIRGHEGRGIGLLHKLQAYQLQDAGADTVDANLALGVPADARDYGTGAQILCDLGVRSMRLLTNNPAKRVGLEGYGLRVTGREALPISPNPENLRYLRTKRDRMGHDLSQLEHYDQVGAAGPATEEDTTR is encoded by the coding sequence GTGAGCGAGACGAAGGCGTCCGGGCAGCAGACGGGCTGGGCCCCGTGCGGGGCCGGCGCGAAAGTCGACGCGGACGCGATCGAAGCCGCGATCGCGGACATCGCGGCCGGGCGCGCCGTGGTCGTGGTCGACGACGAGGACCGCGAGAACGAGGGTGACCTCATCTTCGCCGCCGAGAAGGCGACGCCGGAGCTGCTCGCGTTCATGGTCCGCTACACGTCCGGCTACGTGTGCGTCGCGCTGACCGAGTCCGAGGCGGACCGGCTCGACCTGCCGCCGATGTACCACACGAACCAGGACCAGCGCGGCACCGCGTACAGCGTCACGGTCGACGCGGCCGAGGGCATCAGCACCGGCATCTCCGCGGCCGACCGCGCGCACACCACGCGCCTGCTGGCCGACCCGGAAGCCACCGCGAAGGACTTCCGCCGTCCCGGGCACGTGGTTCCGCTGCGCGCCAAGGAAGGCGGCGTGCTGCGCCGTCCCGGGCACACCGAGGCGTCGGTCGACCTGGCCCGGCTGGCCGGCCTGCACCCGGCGGGCGTGCTCTGCGAGATCGTGTCGCAGAAGGACGAGGGCGACATGGCCCGGCGCGACGAGCTGGAAGTGTTCGCCGCCGACCACGACCTCCAGATCATCTCGATCGCCGACCTGATCGCCTACCGGCGGCGCACCGAGAAGCAGGTGGAACGCGTCGCCGAGGCGCGGATCCCGCTGGCCGCGGGTACCTTCCGCGCGGTCGGCTACGACAGCCTGCTGGACGGGATCGAGCACGTCGCGTTCGTGTACGGCGAGATCGGCGACGGCGAGGACATCCTGGTCCGGGTGCACTCCGAATGCCTGACCGGCGACGTTTTCGGCTCGCTGCGCTGCGACTGCGGCCCACAGCTGGACGCCGCGCTGCAGAAGGTGGCCGACGAGGGGCGCGGCGTCGTGCTCTACATCCGCGGGCACGAAGGCCGGGGCATCGGCCTGCTGCACAAGCTGCAGGCGTACCAGCTGCAGGACGCGGGCGCGGACACCGTCGACGCGAACCTGGCGCTGGGCGTGCCGGCCGACGCGCGCGACTACGGCACCGGCGCGCAGATCCTGTGCGACCTGGGTGTCCGGTCGATGCGGCTGCTGACGAACAACCCGGCGAAGCGGGTCGGCCTGGAGGGCTACGGGTTGCGCGTCACCGGCCGCGAAGCGCTGCCCATCTCGCCGAACCCGGAGAACCTGCGGTACCTGCGCACCAAGCGCGACCGGATGGGGCACGACCTCAGCCAGCTGGAGCACTACGACCAGGTCGGCGCGGCCGGCCCCGCCACCGAGGAGGACACCACGCGATGA
- a CDS encoding PH domain-containing protein — translation MTEPQTTLVIRPRRALVMCSVLAVALLAAFVIVAVLLRNSHTGVVFEASDQIAMIGIGVALAAGTMLFGNARVRADATGIEVRNVIARRVFTWDQVLSISFPDGASWARLELPDDEYFSVMAVQAVDRDRAVAAVRALRKLHRAATEA, via the coding sequence ATGACCGAGCCGCAGACCACCCTCGTGATCCGGCCGCGCCGTGCGCTCGTCATGTGCAGCGTCCTGGCGGTGGCGCTGCTCGCGGCGTTCGTGATCGTCGCGGTCCTGCTGCGCAACTCGCACACCGGCGTGGTGTTCGAGGCGTCGGACCAGATCGCGATGATCGGCATCGGCGTGGCGCTGGCCGCCGGGACGATGCTGTTCGGCAACGCGCGGGTGCGCGCGGACGCCACCGGCATCGAGGTCCGCAACGTCATCGCGCGGCGGGTGTTCACCTGGGATCAGGTGCTGTCGATCAGCTTCCCGGACGGCGCGTCGTGGGCGCGGCTGGAGCTGCCGGACGACGAATACTTCTCGGTGATGGCCGTGCAGGCGGTGGACCGGGACCGCGCGGTGGCGGCGGTGCGCGCGCTGCGGAAGCTGCACCGGGCCGCGACCGAGGCGTGA
- a CDS encoding exodeoxyribonuclease III, with amino-acid sequence MSVRVATWNVNSIVPRLPRVLDWLDDTAPDVLCLQELKNTTEAFPAEEITARGYEIAAYGLGRWNGVAILSKIGLDDVVRGLPGEPGFDGQAEARAIGATCGGIRLWSVYVPNGREPENPHYAYKLEWFEKLHSLVVEELGHDRPFAVLGDFNVAPADEDVWDISAFADSTHVTEPERAALKKLRDAGLSDVFPRPLKYDHPFTYWDYRAGNFPNNKGMRIDLVYANDAFAKAVTDSYVDRNARKGKGPSDHAPIVVDLER; translated from the coding sequence ATGTCCGTCCGCGTCGCCACCTGGAACGTCAACTCCATCGTTCCCCGCCTGCCCCGCGTGCTCGACTGGCTCGACGACACCGCGCCGGACGTCCTGTGCTTGCAGGAGCTGAAGAACACCACCGAAGCCTTCCCCGCCGAGGAGATCACCGCGCGCGGATACGAAATCGCCGCGTACGGGCTCGGCCGGTGGAACGGGGTCGCGATCCTGTCGAAGATCGGGCTGGACGACGTCGTGCGCGGGCTGCCGGGCGAGCCCGGGTTCGACGGGCAGGCCGAGGCGCGTGCGATCGGCGCGACGTGCGGCGGGATCCGGCTCTGGTCGGTGTACGTGCCGAACGGGCGGGAGCCGGAAAACCCGCACTACGCCTACAAACTCGAGTGGTTCGAGAAGCTGCACAGCCTGGTCGTCGAGGAACTGGGCCACGACCGGCCGTTCGCGGTGCTCGGCGATTTCAACGTCGCGCCCGCCGACGAGGACGTCTGGGACATCTCGGCGTTCGCCGATTCCACGCACGTCACCGAGCCGGAACGCGCCGCGCTGAAGAAGCTGCGCGACGCGGGGCTGTCCGACGTCTTCCCGCGGCCGCTGAAGTACGACCACCCGTTCACCTACTGGGACTACCGCGCCGGAAACTTCCCCAACAACAAGGGAATGCGCATCGACCTGGTCTACGCGAACGACGCGTTCGCCAAAGCGGTCACCGATTCCTATGTGGACCGCAACGCCCGCAAGGGCAAGGGTCCCTCGGACCACGCTCCGATCGTGGTGGACCTGGAGCGCTGA
- a CDS encoding gluconeogenesis factor YvcK family protein, giving the protein MRAVALGGGHGLHATLTALRRITRAVTAVVTVADDGGSSGRLRRELGLLPPGDLRQAFAAFAAEDGGRLWAEVFQHRFGGDGALAGHAVGNLLLAGLFEVLGDPVAALDEASRLMGISGRVLPMSPEPLEIEGEVTGLDSERPDAVRRIRGQVAVASTPGQVHRISLHPSGQQDRPPRGCPEAIEAVLEADVVFLGPGSWFTSVLPHLLVPDLHDALVRTKATKVVVLNLVPQPGETGGFSPERHLDVLFEHAPALRVDAVIADRDSVPDPASLRRAAQRLGGRSCLGAVADPVVAGRHDPGALAQCMREALGLGGEHRG; this is encoded by the coding sequence GTGCGCGCGGTGGCGCTGGGCGGCGGACACGGGTTGCACGCGACGCTGACCGCCCTCCGGCGGATCACCCGCGCCGTCACCGCGGTGGTCACGGTGGCCGACGACGGCGGGTCGTCCGGCAGGCTGCGCCGGGAACTGGGGTTGCTGCCGCCGGGCGACCTGCGCCAGGCGTTCGCCGCGTTCGCCGCCGAGGACGGCGGGCGGCTGTGGGCGGAGGTGTTCCAGCACCGGTTCGGCGGCGACGGCGCGCTGGCCGGGCACGCCGTCGGCAACCTGCTGCTGGCCGGGCTGTTCGAGGTGCTCGGCGATCCGGTCGCCGCGCTCGACGAAGCCAGCAGGCTGATGGGCATCTCCGGCCGGGTGCTGCCGATGTCGCCGGAGCCGCTGGAGATCGAGGGCGAGGTGACCGGCCTCGACAGCGAGCGCCCGGACGCGGTCCGCCGGATCCGCGGCCAGGTCGCGGTGGCCAGCACGCCCGGCCAGGTGCACCGGATCAGCCTGCACCCGTCCGGGCAGCAGGACCGCCCGCCGCGCGGCTGCCCGGAGGCGATCGAGGCGGTGCTCGAGGCGGACGTGGTCTTCCTCGGCCCCGGCTCGTGGTTCACCAGCGTGCTGCCGCACCTGCTGGTGCCGGATCTGCACGACGCGCTCGTCCGCACGAAGGCCACGAAGGTCGTCGTGCTGAATCTGGTCCCCCAACCGGGGGAAACCGGCGGATTCTCGCCGGAGCGGCATTTGGACGTACTCTTCGAGCACGCGCCCGCGCTGCGGGTCGACGCCGTCATCGCGGACCGGGATTCGGTGCCCGACCCGGCAAGCCTGCGTCGGGCGGCACAGCGGCTCGGCGGCAGGTCCTGCCTGGGGGCGGTGGCTGACCCGGTCGTGGCGGGACGGCATGATCCTGGTGCGCTCGCCCAGTGCATGCGAGAGGCGCTCGGCCTCGGCGGGGAGCACCGTGGATGA